One Rosa chinensis cultivar Old Blush chromosome 5, RchiOBHm-V2, whole genome shotgun sequence genomic region harbors:
- the LOC112165674 gene encoding F-box protein CPR1 — protein MKSAEEEPSTDAQHRQIQAFLAELPPEVIINILSRLHVGRLLCFRSVARPWRSLIDSSYFKNLHLLHSTETKSNLTLILRKDSDLYCVDFDSLNDAVELNHPLMCYSNRIRVLGSCNGLLCICNVAEDIALWSPWIKKYRILPSLPSDRKRDKGMCLCGARVYGLGYDAVHDDYKLVRISQFIGWDYASFESEVKVYSLRMNAWRKVDDMPYVLCYTRKMGILVSGSVHWVVTRSHEVDQPATELVIGFDVEKERFGEVPMPEMDRKCQIDVGYLEGCLCIIAKYEDMGVDVWTIKQYGVKETWCKLFTVKQAQGVRRPKSIKPLVYSKNRRQVLLEQNHEDLVWFDLESQMVNKIKIRGLPDLFEAIVCAETLVPVDPSKREDKEKEGKKNKKRDDFLAEGFKLVL, from the exons ATGAAATCTGCAGAAGAAGAACCCTCCACAGACGCCCAGCACCGCCAAATCCAAGCCTTCCTGGCCGAGCTCCCGCCGGAGGTAATCATCAACATCCTCTCACGCCTCCACGTCGGCCGCCTCCTCTGTTTCAGGTCCGTCGCCAGACCATGGCGGTCCCTAATCGACAGCTCCTACTTCAAAAACCTCCACCTCCTTCATTCCACCGAGACCAAATCCAATCTCACTCTTATCCTCCGTAAGGACTCCGACCTCTACTGCGTCGATTTCGATTCGCTAAACGATGCCGTCGAGCTCAATCACCCGCTCATGTGTTACAGCAACCGAATTAGGGTTCTGGGGTCCTGCAACGGGCTGCTGTGCATCTGCAACGTGGCGGAGGACATCGCGTTGTGGAGCCCTTGGATTAAAAAGTACAGGATTCTGCCGTCTTTGCCGTCGGATCGAAAGAGGGACAAAGGCATGTGCTTGTGTGGTGCTAGGGTTTACGGGCTGGGATACGACGCCGTTCATGACGACTATAAATTGGTCAGGATTTCGCAGTTTATCGGATGGGACTATGCGTCGTTTGAGAGTGAGGTGAAAGTTTATAGTCTGAGAATGAATGCGTGGAGAAAGGTGGATGACATGCCGTATGTGCTGTGTTACACGCGAAAAATGGGGATTCTTGTGAGTGGATCTGTGCATTGGGTGGTGACGCGGAGTCATGAAGTGGATCAACCCGCAACCGAGTTGGTTATTGGATTTGATGTAGAGAAGGAGAGATTTGGGGAGGTGCCGATGCCGGAGATGGACCGGAAGTGTCAGATTGATGTGGGGTATTTGGAAGGGTGTCTTTGCATTATAGCCAAGTATGAAGATATGGGTGTTGATGTTTGGACTATCAAACAGTATGGGGTTAAGGAGACTTGGTGTAAATTGTTTACTGTGAAACAGGCTCAAGGGGTTAGAAGGCCTAAGAGTATTAAGCCTCTGGTTTATTCAAAGAATCGTCGACAAGTTTTGCTGGAACAAAACCATGAAGATCTTGTTTGGTTTGACTTGGAAAGTCAGATGGTCAATAAAATTAAGATTCGCGGTTTGCCAGATTTATTTGAGGCTATAGTCTGTGCGGAAACCCTTGTTCCGGTTGATCCTAGTAAACGAGAAGACAaggaaaaagagggaaaaaagaataagaagag GGATGATTTCCTAGCAGAAGGCTTCAAATTGGTGCTTTAg
- the LOC112164987 gene encoding E3 ubiquitin-protein ligase UPL5-like has translation MRKDEPNAVDSSSNNGAAATQPQSSSRAESTRHELTRSWPMLQFFIKTISGGNTLVIQAHAHDSVKTLHERIEAITRIPATEQRLIYRGKQLQWEQSLARPVLNPKRRQLAARRPPPEHSPSSGLAGPGGLGLGFFSTLPQRKGARAIEVHQEPPQPVLGNGSEGEDGGLWS, from the coding sequence ATGAGGAAGGACGAGCCCAACGCCGTCGATTCGTCCTCCAACAACGGCGCAGCGGCGACGCAGCCTCAGTCGTCCTCCCGCGCCGAGTCCACTCGCCACGAGTTGACACGGTCCTGGCCGATGCTCCAATTCTTCATCAAAACGATCTCCGGCGGCAACACTCTGGTAATCCAGGCCCACGCGCACGACTCCGTCAAGACGCTCCACGAGCGCATAGAGGCGATCACCCGCATTCCGGCGACGGAGCAGAGGCTCATTTACCGAGGCAAGCAGCTCCAGTGGGAACAGTCCCTGGCCCGCCCAGTGCTCAATCCAAAACGACGCCAGCTTGCAGCTCGTCGGCCGCCTCCGGAGCACTCACCATCCTCGGGCCTGGCAGGTCCTGGAGGACTTGGTCTCGGTTTCTTTTCGACTCTGCCGCAGCGAAAAGGTGCACGAGCCATTGAAGTACATCAAGAGCCGCCTCAGCCAGTACTTGGCAATGGCTCAGAAGGAGAAGACGGAGGACTCTGGAGCTAG
- the LOC112168210 gene encoding E3 ubiquitin-protein ligase UPL5, with translation MQVFIPSSAPLSLFMLYNSPVAGNKDIAEESIKNFLISYATLLPKNLHNHCAPIVLEFCKFLRRVGQEDPPYILCRSALGLFWENAGGLQDSECVDQLVRLKEIYPFLTEVANSLSKDLELSMESPGSLRPLLDDVVDFKAFLLPMRTAINKELYYTGPICESSKAQAAKYPVFGEEIELLRIILADLLKRMAECLTKVVECLAGKGKGDSDYCSFWMFSWLLEHKDVLDFESRGHLAMMMFPDVKEDYEELHEMLIDRSQLLSESFAYIGSAEPESLHAGLFVEFKNEEVTGPGVLREWFFLVCQDIFNPQNALFVSCPNDRRRFYPNPVYDIYHVAERPRFKLELVSVDASFLFAASKVDPMHLDYFTFAGRVIALALMHKVQVGIVFDRIFFQQLAGTLPSLEDIRDADSCKQILEMDPDFIDSDALGLTFVREVEGLGSRKTVELCAGGRNIVVTSKNREEYVKLLIKHQFVISITEQVKHFAKGFGDILSNSVLQTFFFRSLELEDLDWMLQGSESAIKM, from the exons ATGCAGGTGTTTATACCCTCTTCGGCGCCATTGTCATTGTTCATGCTCTACAATTCGCCTGTTGCAGGTAACAAAGACATTGCAGAAGAGTCGATTAAGAATTTCCTGATTTCATATGCTACATTGTTGCCCAAAAACTTGCATAATCACTGCGCACCGATAGTGTTAGAGTTCTGTAAGTTTCTGAGAAGAGTAGGGCAGGAGGACCCTCCGTACATCTTGTGCAGGAGCGCTCTAGGTTTGTTTTGGGAGAATGCTGGGGGTTTGCAGGACTCAGAGTGTGTTGATCAGTTGGTTAGGTTGAAGGAGATTTACCCGTTTCTCACTGAGGTGGCAAATAGTTTGTCTAAGGATTTGGAGCTGAGTATGGAGTCGCCTGGGAGTCTTAGGCCGTTGTTGGATGATGTGGTTGATTTTAAGGCATTCTTGCTCCCCATGCGTACTGCAATTAACAAAGAATTGTACTATACAGGTCCCATTTGTGAATCCTCGAAAGCACAGGCTGCTAAGTACCCGGTGTTTGGGGAAGAGATTGAGCTTCTTCGTATTATACTTGCTGATTTGCTGAAAAGAATGGCTGAGTGCCTTACCAAAGTGGTAGAGTGCTTGGCTGGGAAAGGAAAGGGGGACAGTGATTATTGTTCATTCTGGATGTTCTCA TGGCTTCTTGAGCACAAAGATGTACTTGATTTCGAGTCTCGAGGGCATTTGGCTATGATGATGTTCCCTGATGTTAAAGAAGACTATGAGGAGTTACATGAGATGCTGATTGATAGGTCTCAATTATTATCAGAATCATTTGCATACATAGGAAGTGCAGAACCCGAGTCACTGCATGCTGGATTATTTGTGGAATTTAAAAATGAGGAAGTTACAGGTCCAGGTGTACTGCGGGAATGGTTCTTTTTGGTATGCCAGGACATATTTAATCCACAAAATGCACTTTTTGTGTCATGCCCTAATGACCGGAGACGATTCTATCCTAATCCAG TTTATGACATATATCATGTGGCAGAAAGACCTCGTTTCAAATTAGAATTAGTTTCAGTTGATGCGTCTTTTCTGTTTGCAGCATCTAAGGTGGATCCTATGCATCTCGATTATTTCACCTTTGCTGGCCGGGTGATTGCGTTAGCTTTAATGCATAAAGTGCAAGTGGGCATAGTCTTTGACCGTATATTTTTCCAACAGTTGGCTGGAACTTTACCATCTTTGGAAGACATACGGGATGCTGATAGTTGCAAGCAGATTCTGGAAATGGATCCCGACTTTATTGATTCAGATGCTTTAGGATTGACATTTGTTAGAGAAGTGGAGGGGTTGGGATCCAGGAAAACTGTTGAGCTTTGCGCTGGTGGGAGAAACATTGTTGTAACCAGCAAGAACAGGGAGGAATATGTTAAACTTCTTATTAAGCATCAGTTTGTCATATCTATCACTGAACAAGTGAAGCATTTTGCAAAAGGTTTTGGTGATATTCTCTCCAACTCAGTGCTCCAGACTTTCTTTTTCCGAAGTTTGGAGCTAGAAGATCTTGATTGGATGCTACAAGGAAGTGAAAGTGCTATTAAGATGTGA
- the LOC112164986 gene encoding E3 ubiquitin-protein ligase UPL5, giving the protein MSGNSPVGDWVAHQRGSGSDNSASVAVAAAARLSSKRKLDEYGGLSTFSDDEDDAVVSDLVHVRMRKDEPNAVDSSSNNGAAATQPQSSHLNSNSRVSTAARSASSRAESTRHELTRSWPMLQFFIKTISGGNTLVIQAHAHDSVKTLHERIEAITRIPATEQRLIYRGKQLQWEQSLAQCSIQNDASLQLVGRLRSTHHPQAWQVLEDLVSVSFRLCRGEKVHEPLKYIKSRLSQYLAMAQKEKTEDSGASHMQVFIPSSAPLSLFMLYNSPVAGNKDIAEESIKYFLNSYATLLPKNLHNHCAPIVLEFCKFLRRVGQEDPLYILCRSALGSFWENAGGLQDSECVDQLVRLKEIYPFLTEVANSLSKDLELSMESPGSLRPLLDDVRDFKAFLLPMRTAIAKEVYYTGPICASSKAQATKYPVFGEEIELLRIILADLLKRMAECLTKVVECLAGKGKVDSDIVHSGWSQYLAVLKELHGICKLYQGGEEQFWTTLRLRKTAICALVVKYAKRSDDHQWLLEHKDVLDFESRRHLAMMMFPDVKEDYEELHEMLIDRSQLLSESFAYIGSAEPESLHAGLFMEFKNEEATGPGVLREWFFLVCQDIFNPQNALFVACPNDRRRFYPNPASKVDPMHLDYFTFAGRVIALALMHKVQVGIVFDRIFFQQLAGTLPSLEDIRDADPYLYNSCKQILEMDPDFIDSDALGLTFVREVEELGSRKTVELRAGGRNIVVTSKNREEYVKLLIKHRFVISITEQVKHFAKGFGDILSNSVLQTFFFRSLELEDLDWMLHGSESAISVEDWKAHTEYNGYKETDTQISWFWKIVGEMSAEQRKVLLFFWTSVKYLPVEGFRGLASRLYIYKSSEPPTRLPSSHTCFYRLCFPPYPSMAVMRGRLNIITQEHVGSSFGTW; this is encoded by the exons ATGTCCGGCAACAGCCCCGTCGGCGATTGGGTGGCGCACCAGCGCGGCAGCGGGAGCGACAACAGCGCGAGCGTGGCGGTGGCCGCGGCGGCGCGACTGTCGTCGAAGCGGAAACTGGACGAGTATGGCGGCCTCTCGACGTTCTCGGACGACGAGGACGACGCCGTCGTTTCTGACCTAGTCCACGTCAGAATGAGGAAGGACGAGCCCAACGCCGTCGATTCGTCCTCCAACAACGGCGCAGCGGCGACGCAGCCTCAGTCGTCCCACCTCAATTCCAATTCGCGAGTCTCCACCGCCGCCCGATCGGCCTCCTCCCGCGCCGAGTCCACTCGCCACGAGTTGACTCGGTCCTGGCCGATGCTCCAATTCTTCATCAAAACGATCTCCGGCGGCAACACTCTGGTAATCCAGGCCCACGCACACGACTCCGTCAAGACGCTCCACGAGCGCATAGAGGCGATTACCCGCATTCCGGCGACGGAGCAGAGGCTCATTTACCGAGGCAAGCAGCTCCAGTGGGAACAGTCCCTGGCCCAGTGCTCAATCCAAAACGACGCCAGCTTGCAGCTCGTCGGCCGTCTCCGGAGCACTCACCATCCTCAGGCCTGGCAGGTCCTGGAGGACTTGGTCTCGGTTTCGTTTCGGCTCTGCCGCGGCGAAAAGGTGCACGAGCCATTGAAGTACATCAAGAGCCGCCTCAGCCAGTACTTGGCAATGGCTCAGAAGGAGAAGACGGAGGACTCTGGAGCTAGCCATATGCAGGTGTTTATACCCTCCTCGGCGCCATTGTCATTGTTCATGCTCTACAATTCGCCTGTTGCAGGTAACAAAGACATTGCAGAAGAGTCGATTAAGTATTTCCTGAATTCATATGCTACATTGTTGCCCAAAAACTTGCATAATCACTGTGCACCGATAGTGTTAGAGTTCTGTAAGTTTCTGAGAAGAGTAGGGCAGGAGGACCCTCTGTACATCTTGTGCAGGAGTGCTCTAGGTTCGTTTTGGGAGAATGCTGGAGGTTTGCAGGACTCAGAGTGTGTTGATCAGTTGGTTAGGTTGAAGGAGATTTACCCGTTTCTCACTGAGGTGGCAAATAGTTTGTCTAAGGATTTGGAGCTGAGTATGGAATCGCCTGGGAGTCTTAGGCCGTTGTTGGATGATGTGCGTGATTTTAAGGCATTCTTGCTCCCCATGCGTACTGCAATTGCCAAAGAAGTGTACTATACGGGTCCCATTTGTGCATCCTCGAAAGCACAGGCTACTAAGTACCCAGTGTTTGGGGAAGAGATTGAGCTTCTTCGTATTATACTTGCTGATTTGCTGAAAAGAATGGCTGAGTGCCTTACCAAAGTGGTAGAGTGCTTGGCTGGGAAAGGAAAGGTGGACAGTGATATTGTTCATTCTGGATGGTCTCAGTATCTTGCTGTTTTGAAGGAACTACATGGGATTTGTAAACTCTATCAGGGTGGGGAAGAACAATTTTGGACGACTCTGAGGCTTAGAAAGACTGCAATATGTGCACTAGTTGTGAAATATGCAAAGCGAAGTGATGATCATCAGTGGCTTCTTGAGCACAAAGATGTACTTGATTTCGAGTCTCGAAGGCATTTGGCTATGATGATGTTCCCTGATGTTAAAGAAGACTATGAGGAGTTACATGAGATGCTGATTGATAGGTCTCAGTTATTGTCAGAATCATTTGCATACATAGGAAGTGCAGAACCCGAGTCACTGCATGCTGGattatttatggaatttaaaaATGAGGAAGCTACAGGTCCAGGTGTACTGCGGGAATGGTTCTTTTTGGTATGCCAGGACATATTTAATCCACAAAATGCACTTTTTGTGGCATGCCCTAATGACCGGAGACGATTCTATCCTAATCCAG CATCTAAGGTGGATCCTATGCATCTCGATTATTTCACCTTTGCTGGCCGGGTGATTGCGTTAGCTTTAATGCATAAAGTGCAAGTGGGCATAGTCTTTGACCGTATATTTTTCCAACAGTTGGCTGGAACTTTACCATCTTTGGAAGACATACGGGATGCTGATCCTTACTTGTATAATAGTTGCAAGCAGATTCTGGAAATGGATCCCGACTTTATTGATTCAGATGCTTTAGGATTGACATTTGTTAGAGAAGTGGAGGAGTTGGGATCCAGGAAAACTGTTGAGCTTCGCGCTGGTGGGAGAAACATTGTTGTAACCAGCAAGAACAGGGAGGAATATGTTAAACTTCTTATTAAGCATCGGTTTGTCATATCTATCACTGAACAAGTGAAGCATTTTGCAAAAGGTTTTGGTGATATTCTCTCCAACTCAGTGCTCCAGACGTTCTTTTTCCGAAGTTTAGAGCTAGAAGATCTTGATTGGATGCTACATGGAAGTGAAAGTGCTATTAGTGTTGAAGACTGGAAGGCACATACTGAGTACAATGGCTACAAAGAGACTGATACTCAAATATCTTGGTTCTGGAAG ATTGTTGGGGAAATGTCGGCAGAGCAGAGAAaggttcttctcttcttttggaCTTCTGTGAAGTACCTTCCAGTTGAGGGGTTCCGTGGCTTGGCTTCGCGGCTGTACATCTACAAGTCCTCAGAGCCTCCTACTCGATTGCCTTCATCTCATACATGCTTTTACCGGCTGTGCTTCCCACCTTATCCATCCATGGCTGTCATGAGAGGTCGCCTCAACATCATCACCCAAGAACATGTTGGCAGCAGCTTTGGGACATGGTAA
- the LOC112164988 gene encoding fruit protein pKIWI501, with translation MAGVEVAPAATFQETETKPVEVTKTEEPVAAPPAPETETTEEPKETTPPAAAEAEAPAAPEPEAEAEAPVAPVEVETKEVAIEEVKAEAKEVAAEPEAEKPVEEEAQEVKAEEPAAAVAEENTEAAEEPVAAPVVDEKAEKPVEAPKEAAEVTTAEVPVEKAE, from the exons ATGGCCGGCGTTGAG GTTGCACCAGCAGCAACATTTCAAGAGACTGAGACAAAGCCAGTCGAAGTGACCAAGACCGAAGAGCCAGTAGCTGCACCACCTGCCCCCGAGACTGAAACCACCGAAGAACCAAAGGAAACAACACCACCAGCAGCAGCAGAAGCAGAGGCACCAGCTGCTCCCGAACCcgaagcagaagcagaagctcCAGTTGCACCGGTTGAAGTTGAGACCAAGGAGGTGGCAATAGAGGAAGTTAAGGCTGAGGCCAAGGAGGTAGCAGCAGAACCAGAAGCAGAGAAACCAGTGGAAGAAGAGGCTCAAGAGGTTAAAGCCGAAGAgcctgctgctgctgttgctgAGGAGAACACTGAAGCTGCTGAGGAACCAGTGGCGGCTCCGGTAGTCGATGAGAAAGCAGAGAAACCAGTTGAAGCACCAAAGGAGGCTGCTGAGGTTACCACAGCAGAAGTTCCAGTTGAGAAGGCTGAGTAG